One window of Burkholderia cepacia GG4 genomic DNA carries:
- a CDS encoding 4-aminobutyrate--2-oxoglutarate transaminase, which yields MTVKNADLQARKNAATPRGVGVMCDFYAARAENAELWDVEGRRFIDFAAGIAVLNTGHRHPKIVKAISDQLNSFTHTAYQIVPYASYVELAEKINARAPGDFQKKTAFFTTGAEAVENAIKIARAATGRPGVIAFSGGFHGRTMMGMALTGKVAPYKLNFGPFPGDVFHAPYPNALHGVTTADSIKAIEMLFKADIDPKRVAAIIFEPVQGEGGFYAAPAEFVRALRKICNEHGILLIADEVQTGFARTGKLFAMQHYDVLADLITMAKSLAGGMPLSGVVGRADLMDAAAPGGLGGTYAGNPLAVASAHAVLEIIDEEKLCERATQLGDVLKAKLNSLQADVPQIADVRGPGAMIAVEFLKPGSGEPDAEFTKRVQTRALERGLLLLVCGVYSNVVRFLFPLTITQAVFDEALVILEEVLKETVGVPA from the coding sequence ATGACCGTGAAGAATGCCGACCTGCAGGCCCGCAAGAACGCCGCCACCCCGCGCGGCGTCGGCGTGATGTGCGATTTCTACGCAGCCCGCGCCGAGAACGCGGAACTGTGGGATGTCGAAGGCCGCCGCTTCATCGATTTCGCCGCCGGCATCGCGGTGCTGAACACGGGCCACCGCCACCCGAAGATCGTCAAGGCGATCTCGGACCAACTGAACAGCTTCACGCACACCGCTTACCAGATCGTCCCGTACGCGTCGTACGTCGAGCTGGCCGAGAAGATCAACGCCCGCGCGCCGGGCGACTTCCAGAAGAAGACCGCGTTCTTCACGACCGGCGCCGAAGCCGTCGAAAACGCGATCAAGATCGCCCGCGCCGCGACCGGCCGTCCGGGCGTCATCGCGTTCTCGGGCGGCTTCCACGGCCGCACGATGATGGGCATGGCGCTGACCGGCAAGGTCGCGCCGTACAAGCTGAACTTCGGCCCGTTCCCGGGCGACGTGTTCCACGCGCCGTACCCGAACGCGCTGCACGGCGTGACGACGGCCGACTCGATCAAGGCGATCGAGATGCTGTTCAAGGCCGACATCGATCCGAAGCGCGTCGCCGCGATCATCTTCGAACCGGTCCAGGGCGAAGGCGGCTTCTATGCGGCGCCGGCGGAATTCGTGCGCGCGCTGCGCAAGATCTGTAACGAACACGGCATCCTGCTGATCGCCGACGAAGTCCAGACGGGCTTCGCGCGTACCGGCAAGCTGTTCGCGATGCAGCACTACGACGTGCTGGCCGACCTGATCACGATGGCGAAGAGCCTCGCGGGCGGCATGCCGCTGTCGGGCGTCGTCGGCCGTGCGGACCTGATGGACGCGGCAGCGCCGGGCGGCCTCGGCGGCACCTACGCGGGCAACCCGCTGGCCGTCGCGTCGGCGCACGCGGTGCTCGAGATCATCGACGAAGAGAAGCTGTGCGAGCGCGCGACGCAACTCGGCGACGTGCTGAAGGCGAAGCTGAATTCGCTGCAGGCCGACGTGCCGCAGATCGCCGACGTGCGCGGCCCGGGCGCGATGATCGCGGTCGAGTTCCTGAAACCGGGTTCGGGCGAGCCGGACGCGGAATTCACGAAGCGCGTGCAGACGCGCGCACTCGAGCGCGGCCTGCTGCTGCTCGTCTGCGGCGTCTACTCGAACGTCGTGCGCTTCCTGTTCCCGCTGACGATCACGCAGGCCGTGTTCGACGAAGCGCTCGTGATCCTCGAGGAAGTGCTGAAGGAAACGGTCGGCGTGCCGGCCTGA
- a CDS encoding alpha/beta hydrolase translates to MDASEFSKFLKAALPAEARAGAALTVAEVEIPGYAQDIALRLYRRADKTGLPVVLYFHGGGFVRGTLDDADFAARFLAERLPALVVSVDYSLAPAFPFPAAPEDAYRAAVWAATRARAFGGNPKKIGVAGHDAGGQLANCLAFIARDRGEVSIAAQALFGPMLDPSMTRIGDAERLSSDITARECAACYRAYLPEAAQRMHPYAAPLESVRLAGLPPTLVVTAQNDVLHVEAEKYAGCLISSGVLTQVIRYPDVTHAALATHEAALEEAVRFFQCRFQARQSNRSE, encoded by the coding sequence ATGGACGCTTCTGAATTCAGCAAATTCCTGAAAGCCGCATTGCCCGCCGAAGCCAGAGCCGGCGCGGCGCTGACGGTCGCGGAGGTGGAAATCCCCGGCTACGCGCAGGACATCGCGCTGCGCCTGTATCGGCGCGCGGACAAGACCGGATTGCCGGTAGTGCTTTATTTCCACGGCGGCGGTTTCGTGCGCGGCACGCTCGACGACGCCGATTTCGCCGCGCGCTTTTTAGCAGAACGCTTACCAGCTCTCGTAGTGTCGGTCGATTATTCGCTCGCGCCGGCCTTTCCTTTTCCGGCCGCGCCGGAGGATGCGTATCGCGCGGCCGTGTGGGCCGCGACACGCGCCCGCGCGTTCGGCGGCAATCCGAAGAAGATCGGCGTCGCGGGGCACGACGCGGGCGGCCAGCTCGCGAACTGTCTCGCATTCATCGCGCGCGATCGCGGCGAAGTGTCGATCGCCGCGCAGGCGCTGTTCGGGCCGATGCTCGACCCGAGCATGACACGCATCGGCGACGCCGAACGCCTTTCATCCGATATCACCGCGCGCGAATGCGCGGCCTGTTATCGCGCCTATTTGCCGGAGGCGGCGCAGCGCATGCACCCATACGCGGCCCCGCTCGAATCGGTGCGCCTCGCGGGGCTGCCGCCGACGCTCGTCGTCACCGCGCAGAACGACGTGCTGCACGTCGAAGCGGAGAAATATGCGGGCTGCCTGATTTCGTCGGGCGTGCTCACGCAGGTGATCCGCTACCCGGACGTCACGCACGCGGCGCTCGCGACGCACGAAGCCGCGCTCGAGGAAGCCGTGCGCTTCTTCCAGTGCCGCTTCCAGGCGCGTCAGTCGAACCGTTCCGAATAA
- a CDS encoding DUF4148 domain-containing protein — protein sequence MNRRHLLSAVALALAVSAPAFADTNTPHAGDYGNTSWYTQHNNGPRTRAEVSAEVEQARRDGTLAWLRKANSYPQGLELAQGPYRSMPESNQLAGGGR from the coding sequence ATGAACCGCCGCCACCTTCTCTCCGCCGTCGCTCTCGCACTCGCCGTGTCCGCACCGGCCTTCGCCGATACGAACACCCCGCATGCCGGCGACTACGGCAACACGTCGTGGTACACGCAGCACAACAACGGCCCGCGCACCCGCGCCGAAGTCAGCGCAGAAGTCGAGCAGGCACGCCGCGACGGCACGCTGGCCTGGCTGCGCAAGGCGAATTCGTATCCGCAAGGGCTCGAACTCGCTCAAGGCCCGTATCGCTCGATGCCGGAAAGCAACCAGCTCGCAGGCGGGGGCCGGTAA
- the selD gene encoding selenide, water dikinase SelD, with amino-acid sequence MTEATLTPPAVPRLTSLSHGGGCGCKIAPGVLSELLKRATPPALFPDLLVGTETSDDAAVYRLNDEQAIVATTDFFMPIVDDPFDFGRIAATNALSDVYAMGGKPILALALVGMPINVLPHETIAAVLRGGESVCAEAGIPVAGGHSIDSVEPIYGLAAIGVVHPSRVKRNAAARAGDVLVLGKPLGVGVLSAALKKNQLDDAGYAQMVATTTKLNRPGAELAALPGVHALTDVTGFGLLGHTLELARGANLTARVHYASLPWLAGVEAFVADGVFTGASGRNWAAYGTDVRLADGLPLVAQALLTDPQTSGGLLVACAPEAVDDVLACFRADGFDRAAVIGEMADGPARVDVA; translated from the coding sequence ATGACCGAAGCCACCCTCACCCCGCCCGCCGTTCCGCGCCTCACGAGCCTGTCGCACGGGGGCGGCTGCGGCTGCAAGATCGCGCCGGGCGTGCTGTCCGAGCTGCTGAAGCGCGCGACGCCGCCGGCGCTGTTCCCTGATCTGCTGGTCGGCACCGAGACCTCCGACGACGCGGCCGTCTACCGGCTGAACGACGAGCAGGCGATCGTCGCGACCACCGACTTCTTCATGCCGATCGTCGACGATCCGTTCGACTTCGGCCGCATCGCGGCGACCAACGCGCTGTCGGACGTTTACGCGATGGGCGGCAAGCCGATTCTCGCGCTCGCGCTGGTGGGGATGCCGATCAACGTGCTGCCGCACGAGACGATCGCGGCCGTGCTGCGCGGCGGCGAATCGGTGTGCGCGGAGGCCGGCATTCCGGTCGCGGGCGGCCATTCGATCGATTCGGTCGAGCCGATCTACGGGCTCGCGGCGATCGGCGTCGTGCATCCGTCGCGCGTGAAGCGCAATGCGGCCGCGCGCGCGGGCGACGTGCTGGTGCTCGGCAAGCCGCTCGGCGTCGGCGTGCTGTCGGCCGCGCTGAAGAAGAACCAGCTCGACGACGCGGGCTACGCGCAGATGGTCGCGACGACCACCAAGCTGAACCGGCCGGGCGCCGAGCTCGCCGCGCTGCCGGGCGTGCATGCACTGACCGACGTTACGGGCTTCGGGCTGCTCGGCCACACGCTCGAGCTCGCACGCGGCGCGAACCTCACCGCACGCGTGCACTACGCGTCGCTGCCGTGGCTGGCGGGCGTCGAGGCGTTCGTCGCCGACGGCGTGTTCACCGGCGCATCGGGTCGCAACTGGGCCGCGTACGGCACCGACGTGCGGCTCGCCGACGGGCTGCCGCTGGTCGCGCAGGCGCTGCTGACCGATCCGCAGACGTCCGGCGGCCTGCTGGTCGCGTGCGCGCCGGAGGCGGTCGACGACGTGCTCGCGTGCTTCCGTGCCGACGGTTTCGACCGCGCGGCGGTGATCGGCGAGATGGCGGACGGGCCCGCGCGCGTCGACGTCGCCTGA
- the gabD gene encoding NADP-dependent succinate-semialdehyde dehydrogenase, which produces MSTVQETLALKDPSLFRQQAYVNGEWQGATNGETFDVRNPATGGLLGTVPAMGTAETRHAIDAANAAWPAWRKKTAKERAVILRKWHDLMMENADDLALILTTEQGKSLAEAKGEIGYAASFLEWFAEEGKRVYGDTIPTPASDKRIVVTKEAIGVCAAITPWNFPAAMITRKVGPALAAGCPIVVKPAEATPFSALAMAVLAERAGVPAGVFSVVTGDPKAIGGELTSNPIVRKLSFTGSTPIGRLLMAQCAATVKKVSLELGGNAPFIVFDDADLDAAVQGAIASKYRNSGQTCVCTNRFYVHEAVYDQFAQKLAAAVGQLKVGRGTEPGVTQGPLINEAAVLKVEAHIEDALAKGATVVTGGKRHALGHGFFEPTVLTGVTPAMKVAKEETFGPLAPLFKFSSDDEVIRLANDTEFGLAAYFYSRDIGRVWKVAEALEYGMVGINTGLISNEVAPFGGVKQSGLGREGSHYGIDDYVVIKYLCLAV; this is translated from the coding sequence ATGAGCACGGTTCAGGAAACCCTGGCACTGAAAGATCCGTCGCTGTTCCGCCAGCAGGCATACGTCAACGGCGAATGGCAAGGCGCAACGAACGGCGAGACGTTCGACGTCCGCAACCCGGCAACCGGCGGCCTGCTCGGCACGGTGCCGGCGATGGGCACCGCCGAGACGCGTCACGCGATCGACGCCGCGAACGCCGCATGGCCGGCGTGGCGCAAGAAGACCGCGAAAGAACGCGCGGTCATCCTGCGCAAGTGGCACGACCTGATGATGGAAAACGCCGACGACCTGGCGCTGATCCTGACCACCGAGCAAGGCAAGTCGCTGGCCGAGGCGAAGGGCGAGATCGGCTATGCGGCATCGTTCCTCGAGTGGTTCGCGGAAGAAGGCAAGCGCGTGTACGGCGACACGATCCCGACGCCGGCGAGCGACAAGCGCATCGTCGTGACGAAGGAAGCGATCGGCGTGTGCGCGGCGATCACGCCGTGGAACTTCCCGGCGGCCATGATCACCCGCAAGGTCGGCCCGGCACTCGCCGCAGGCTGCCCGATCGTCGTGAAGCCGGCTGAAGCGACGCCGTTCTCCGCACTCGCGATGGCCGTGCTGGCCGAGCGCGCGGGCGTACCGGCCGGCGTGTTCAGCGTCGTCACGGGCGACCCGAAGGCGATCGGCGGCGAGCTGACGTCGAACCCGATCGTACGCAAGCTGTCGTTCACCGGCTCGACGCCGATCGGCCGTCTGCTGATGGCGCAATGCGCGGCGACGGTCAAGAAGGTGTCGCTGGAGCTCGGCGGCAACGCGCCGTTCATCGTATTCGACGATGCCGACCTCGATGCGGCCGTGCAGGGCGCGATCGCGTCGAAGTACCGCAACAGCGGCCAGACGTGCGTGTGCACGAACCGCTTCTACGTGCATGAAGCCGTGTACGACCAGTTCGCGCAGAAACTCGCGGCGGCGGTCGGCCAGTTGAAGGTCGGTCGCGGCACGGAGCCGGGCGTCACGCAGGGTCCGCTGATCAACGAAGCGGCCGTGCTGAAGGTCGAGGCGCACATCGAGGACGCGCTCGCGAAGGGCGCAACCGTCGTGACGGGCGGCAAGCGCCACGCGCTCGGCCACGGCTTCTTCGAGCCGACCGTGCTGACGGGCGTCACGCCGGCGATGAAGGTCGCGAAGGAAGAGACGTTCGGGCCGCTCGCGCCGCTGTTCAAGTTCAGCAGCGACGACGAGGTGATCCGCCTCGCGAACGACACCGAGTTCGGTCTCGCCGCGTATTTCTACAGCCGCGACATCGGCCGCGTGTGGAAGGTCGCCGAAGCGCTCGAATACGGGATGGTCGGCATCAACACGGGCCTGATCTCGAACGAAGTCGCGCCGTTCGGCGGCGTCAAGCAGTCGGGCCTCGGCCGCGAAGGCTCGCACTACGGCATCGACGACTACGTCGTGATCAAGTACCTCTGCCTGGCCGTCTGA
- a CDS encoding purine-nucleoside phosphorylase yields the protein MLTRSILSAAAFSLAACATAPSIAQNNQGNDAGNDAFAETGAPGRPVKVMIITMFGPEGQAWLDRLGPWRDITVPGLSPDYPAVHCNKQDVCVVTTGMGYANASATIMALTFSQRFDLRRTYFLVSGIAGVDPAQGTVGSAAWSKYLVDFSLQWELDAREIPAGWNTGFLGINTKSPNDKPPLDYRTEVFQLNPQLTDAAYALSRNVALADSAQAQAARAKFTYAPANRPPTVIQCDTSSGNTWFSGTLIGERARQWTKILTDGKGTYCMTAQEDNATYEALKRAASVKRVDLSRVAVLRTGSDFDRPYAGQASADNLLNYADQGGFAPATENLYRAGNPLVQDIVTHWGEWRDGVPRR from the coding sequence ATGCTGACTCGCTCCATTCTTTCCGCCGCTGCATTCTCGCTTGCGGCCTGCGCGACCGCGCCGTCGATCGCGCAGAACAACCAGGGCAACGACGCGGGCAACGATGCATTCGCCGAGACCGGTGCACCGGGCCGCCCGGTCAAGGTCATGATCATCACGATGTTCGGTCCGGAGGGCCAGGCATGGCTCGACCGGCTCGGCCCGTGGCGCGACATCACCGTGCCCGGCCTGTCACCCGACTACCCGGCCGTTCACTGCAACAAGCAGGACGTATGCGTGGTAACCACCGGCATGGGCTATGCGAACGCCTCCGCGACGATCATGGCGCTGACGTTCTCGCAGCGCTTCGACCTGCGTCGCACGTACTTCCTGGTGTCCGGCATCGCAGGCGTCGACCCCGCGCAAGGTACGGTCGGTTCCGCCGCGTGGTCGAAATACCTGGTCGATTTCAGCCTGCAGTGGGAGCTCGATGCACGCGAGATCCCGGCCGGCTGGAACACCGGCTTTCTCGGCATCAATACGAAGAGCCCGAACGACAAGCCGCCGCTCGACTACCGCACCGAAGTGTTCCAGCTCAACCCGCAGTTGACCGACGCCGCGTATGCGCTGTCGCGCAACGTCGCGCTCGCCGACAGCGCGCAGGCCCAGGCCGCACGCGCGAAGTTCACGTATGCGCCGGCGAACCGTCCGCCGACCGTGATCCAGTGCGACACGTCATCGGGCAACACGTGGTTCTCGGGCACGCTGATCGGCGAGCGCGCACGCCAGTGGACGAAGATCCTGACCGACGGCAAGGGCACCTACTGCATGACCGCGCAGGAGGACAACGCGACCTACGAAGCGCTCAAGCGCGCGGCGAGCGTGAAGCGGGTCGACCTGTCGCGCGTCGCGGTGTTGCGCACCGGGTCCGATTTCGACCGGCCGTATGCGGGGCAGGCGAGCGCCGACAACCTGCTGAACTACGCGGACCAGGGCGGCTTCGCGCCGGCAACCGAGAACCTGTATCGCGCGGGCAACCCGCTCGTGCAGGACATCGTCACGCACTGGGGCGAGTGGCGCGACGGCGTGCCGCGCCGTTGA
- a CDS encoding PLP-dependent aminotransferase family protein → MRASVLSDWLAQRLMRGGEQPIYRQLHRLLQQAILSRELPAGTRVPSSRLLAAELGIARNTVTQVYEQLALEGYVNSATGRGTFVADSAPDEIVGAPLDPAAGPALVQSSARRLSARGTRLVEGAGVSKRQGGAFMPGVPDVSRFPARVWTRLHNKYWRRLRPDLLTYAPGGGLALLREALADYLRTSRSVRCTPEQIVITTGIHQSIDLAVRLLTDPGDAIWTEDPCYWGVRSVLNVSGLTTRPIPVDDEGIAPSAADLAEPPKLMLVTPSHQYPLGMVMSLARRRMLLEYARQHGCWIIEDDYDSEFRYGSRPLASLQGLDTAGQVIYVGSFGKTLFPGLRVGYLVAPEPLAESFATASAELYREGQLLQQAVLAEFIAEGHFVSHIRKMRTLYGQRREVLLDAVARRYGDTLHALGSDAGLHLVTQLPDGVDDRAVAQAALERNIVVRPLSGYYAERTRAASGLLLGYACVPEDEIAAAFATLAEAIDERAFNRMIAVA, encoded by the coding sequence ATGCGCGCAAGCGTGTTGTCGGACTGGTTGGCGCAGCGCCTCATGCGCGGCGGCGAGCAGCCGATCTACCGGCAGTTGCACCGGCTGCTGCAGCAGGCGATCCTGTCGCGCGAACTGCCGGCCGGCACGCGCGTGCCATCGTCGCGGCTGCTCGCGGCCGAACTCGGGATCGCGCGCAACACGGTCACGCAGGTTTACGAACAGCTTGCGCTCGAAGGCTATGTGAACTCGGCGACGGGCCGCGGCACGTTCGTCGCCGACAGCGCGCCGGACGAGATCGTCGGCGCGCCGCTCGACCCGGCCGCCGGCCCGGCGCTGGTGCAATCGTCCGCGCGGCGGCTGTCCGCGCGCGGCACCCGGCTCGTCGAAGGCGCGGGTGTGTCGAAGCGCCAGGGCGGCGCGTTCATGCCGGGCGTGCCCGATGTGTCGCGATTTCCCGCGCGCGTGTGGACGCGCCTGCACAACAAGTACTGGCGGCGCCTGCGCCCGGACCTGCTGACCTACGCGCCGGGCGGCGGGCTCGCGCTCTTGCGCGAGGCGCTGGCCGATTACCTGCGCACGTCGCGTTCGGTGCGCTGCACGCCCGAGCAGATCGTGATCACGACCGGGATCCACCAGTCGATCGACCTCGCGGTGCGGCTCCTGACCGATCCGGGCGACGCGATCTGGACCGAGGATCCGTGCTACTGGGGCGTGCGCAGCGTGCTCAACGTGTCAGGGCTCACCACGCGGCCGATTCCGGTCGACGACGAAGGGATCGCGCCGTCCGCCGCCGATCTCGCCGAGCCGCCGAAGCTGATGCTCGTCACGCCGTCGCACCAGTATCCGCTCGGGATGGTGATGAGCCTCGCGCGGCGCCGGATGCTGCTCGAATACGCGCGCCAGCACGGCTGCTGGATCATCGAGGACGATTACGACAGCGAGTTCCGCTACGGCAGCCGGCCGCTCGCGTCGTTGCAGGGGCTCGATACGGCCGGGCAGGTGATCTACGTCGGCAGTTTCGGCAAGACGCTGTTCCCGGGGCTGCGGGTCGGGTATCTCGTCGCGCCGGAGCCGCTCGCGGAAAGCTTCGCGACCGCGAGCGCCGAGCTATATCGCGAAGGCCAGTTGCTGCAGCAGGCCGTGCTCGCCGAATTCATCGCGGAAGGGCACTTCGTGTCGCATATCCGCAAGATGCGCACGCTGTACGGACAACGCCGCGAGGTGCTGCTCGATGCGGTCGCGCGCCGCTACGGCGACACGCTGCACGCGCTCGGCAGCGATGCGGGGCTGCATCTCGTCACGCAGTTGCCGGACGGTGTCGACGATCGCGCGGTCGCGCAGGCCGCGCTCGAACGCAACATCGTCGTGCGGCCGCTGTCCGGCTACTACGCGGAGCGCACGCGCGCGGCGTCGGGCCTGCTGCTCGGCTATGCGTGCGTGCCGGAGGACGAGATCGCGGCGGCGTTCGCGACGCTGGCCGAGGCGATCGACGAGCGGGCGTTCAACAGGATGATTGCGGTGGCTTGA
- the ceoR gene encoding putative multidrug efflux transcriptional regulator CeoR: MDRLQAMQVFTRVVDTSSFTKAAETLSLPRASVTTIIQNLEAFLGVRLMHRTTRRLSLTPDGAAYYERCVRILADVEETEASFQNNNRKPHGKLRIDMPGSIGRLLVIPSLCEFHSRYPDIDLQLGLSDRPVDLLQEGVDCVIRVGALQDSSLVARRVGLFEGVTVAAPSYLEHHGEPKTIEDLNDHKAVNYFSSRTGRTIDWTFLSEGKEVEVKMNSIVSVNDADAYVTCGVEGFGLIQPPLFMVLPHLREGRLKEVLPGIKPLPMPISVVYPHSRHLSPKVRVFVDWIAEVFDRCPLLSGKGSLDATCSKRTFEEAERAPALDTPVINEWVA; encoded by the coding sequence ATGGACCGGCTTCAGGCCATGCAGGTGTTTACTCGCGTCGTCGATACAAGCAGCTTCACCAAGGCAGCAGAAACGCTCAGCCTGCCGCGGGCGTCCGTCACGACGATCATCCAGAATCTCGAAGCCTTCCTCGGCGTGCGCCTGATGCACCGGACCACCCGCCGGCTGTCGCTGACGCCGGACGGCGCTGCGTACTACGAACGCTGCGTGCGGATCCTCGCCGATGTCGAGGAAACCGAAGCAAGCTTCCAGAACAACAACCGGAAGCCGCACGGAAAGTTGCGTATCGACATGCCGGGTTCGATCGGGCGGCTGCTCGTGATTCCGTCGCTGTGCGAATTCCACTCGCGCTATCCGGACATCGACCTGCAGCTCGGCCTGTCCGACCGGCCGGTGGACCTGCTGCAGGAAGGCGTCGACTGCGTGATCCGCGTCGGCGCGCTGCAGGATTCGTCGCTCGTCGCACGTCGCGTCGGCCTGTTCGAAGGCGTGACGGTGGCCGCGCCGTCGTATCTCGAACATCACGGCGAGCCGAAGACGATCGAGGACCTGAACGACCATAAGGCCGTCAACTATTTCTCGAGCCGCACGGGCCGCACGATCGACTGGACCTTCCTGAGCGAAGGCAAGGAAGTCGAGGTCAAGATGAACAGCATCGTGTCGGTGAACGACGCGGATGCGTACGTGACCTGCGGCGTCGAAGGCTTCGGGCTGATTCAGCCGCCGCTCTTCATGGTGCTGCCGCACCTGCGCGAAGGCCGGCTCAAGGAAGTGCTGCCGGGCATCAAGCCGCTGCCGATGCCGATCTCGGTCGTGTATCCGCACAGCCGGCACCTGTCGCCGAAGGTACGCGTATTCGTCGACTGGATCGCCGAGGTGTTCGACCGCTGCCCGCTGCTGAGCGGCAAGGGCAGCCTCGACGCGACGTGCAGCAAGCGCACGTTCGAGGAAGCCGAGCGCGCGCCGGCGCTCGACACGCCGGTCATCAACGAGTGGGTCGCGTAA
- a CDS encoding LysE family translocator produces MNDFLFGLMIALSVGPVALMIANYGMRAGTASGVRAAAGVASADGCYAVVAFTIGAMLASTLASHLSLFRFSGALVLLAMGTRMLWQALKDRRRTLDGAAPPPGTRPFTSMFFVTLANPLTILLFYGYATAAAGAHRHWLFGAACVFAGSLTGQLVFAFGGSAIGRIVKSPRWLAASHVVAALVVLGYGVAGIVRG; encoded by the coding sequence ATGAACGATTTCCTGTTCGGGCTGATGATCGCGCTGTCGGTCGGGCCCGTCGCGCTGATGATCGCGAACTACGGGATGCGCGCCGGCACCGCCAGCGGCGTGCGCGCGGCGGCGGGCGTGGCGTCGGCCGACGGCTGTTACGCGGTCGTCGCGTTCACGATCGGCGCGATGCTCGCGAGCACGCTCGCGTCGCACCTGTCGCTGTTCCGCTTCAGCGGCGCGCTGGTGTTGCTCGCCATGGGCACACGCATGCTATGGCAGGCGCTGAAGGACCGGCGCCGCACGCTGGACGGCGCTGCGCCGCCGCCCGGCACGCGCCCGTTCACGTCGATGTTCTTCGTCACGCTGGCGAATCCGCTGACCATCCTGCTGTTCTATGGCTATGCGACTGCTGCGGCCGGTGCGCATCGGCACTGGTTGTTCGGCGCCGCGTGCGTGTTTGCCGGCAGTCTCACCGGGCAGCTCGTGTTCGCGTTCGGCGGCAGCGCGATCGGCCGCATCGTGAAGTCGCCGCGATGGCTCGCCGCGAGCCATGTGGTCGCCGCGCTGGTCGTGCTCGGTTATGGCGTCGCCGGGATCGTGCGCGGGTAG
- a CDS encoding DMT family transporter, protein MDHLFIGLVLCSALLHAVWNAFLHVSEDRLVQLGTMSLPYLAFGIAGVVLLPAPAPAAWPYVAASAVLEVAYCFTLVRAYRSGEFGQIYPIARGMSPLLVSVLAFAVLHEQPTPFGFAGIALVSFGIMSLALRRGFRFSADGVPYALLTGVFIASYSICDGIGSRVSGSALGYIAWVYLLWSVPQLVLVCAVRGGPRAVLGSRTALRQGAIAGTISLAAYAIVILAYRHLPVATVSALRETSSIFAVAIGWFVMRERPGAQRLAACALVVAGAALIRL, encoded by the coding sequence ATGGATCACCTCTTCATCGGCCTCGTGCTGTGCTCCGCGCTGCTGCACGCGGTCTGGAACGCGTTCCTGCATGTGAGCGAGGACCGGCTCGTCCAGCTCGGCACAATGTCGCTGCCGTATCTCGCGTTCGGGATCGCCGGCGTCGTGCTGCTGCCCGCGCCGGCACCCGCCGCCTGGCCGTATGTCGCGGCGTCGGCAGTGCTCGAGGTTGCGTATTGCTTCACGCTCGTGCGCGCGTACCGCAGCGGCGAGTTCGGGCAGATCTACCCGATCGCGCGCGGGATGTCGCCGCTGCTCGTGTCGGTGCTCGCGTTCGCGGTGCTGCACGAGCAACCGACACCATTCGGCTTTGCCGGCATTGCGCTCGTGTCGTTCGGCATCATGTCGCTCGCGCTGCGGCGCGGGTTCCGGTTCTCCGCGGACGGCGTGCCGTATGCGCTGCTCACCGGCGTGTTCATCGCGTCGTATTCGATCTGCGACGGAATCGGCTCGCGCGTGTCGGGCAGCGCGCTCGGCTACATCGCGTGGGTGTACCTGCTGTGGAGCGTGCCGCAGCTCGTGCTGGTCTGCGCGGTGCGCGGCGGCCCGCGCGCGGTGCTCGGCTCGCGCACGGCGCTGCGGCAGGGCGCGATCGCGGGCACGATCTCGCTCGCGGCCTACGCGATCGTGATCCTCGCGTACCGGCACCTGCCGGTCGCAACCGTGTCGGCGCTGCGCGAGACAAGCTCGATCTTCGCGGTCGCGATCGGCTGGTTCGTGATGCGCGAGCGACCCGGTGCGCAGCGGCTCGCCGCGTGCGCGCTGGTGGTCGCGGGGGCGGCGTTGATCCGGTTGTAA